Part of the Flavobacterium sp. KS-LB2 genome is shown below.
AGGCGATAACAGCTTAAGTTTTGGTGTTGGGGTAAATTATGCTGTTTCTAAAAAAGTAGCCTTACGAAGCGGAATAAACAAGCTCTCGTTAGGATACAACACAAATAACGTAGTCTACTCAACTGGTTTGGCAAATAATAATCTGGCAAATATTAATTATTCTTCAAATGCATTAATTGAGATTAAAAACCAAACCGCTCTGAACGGCTTAATCACTTTCGAAAAAGACCTACAAAAAACCAATACAGGCGCCATCAATCAAAAAATGGGCTATTATGAAGTTCCTTTGGAAGTTTCCTATGCTGTTTTGGATAAAAAATTCGGAATTAACGTTATTGGAGGTGTAAGTACTTTGTTTCTCAGCCAGAATAAAATATCGTTAGTTTCATCTGAAACCAATGTGAAATTAGGCGAAGCAAAAAACTTGAATCAAGTTCATTTCAGTACTAATGTGGGTTTAGGATTTAAGTACCAGATTATAAAATCATTCCAAATTAATGTGGAACCAATGGTAAAATATCAATTGAATACATTTTCAAACAACTCGGGCGACTTTAAACCGCTATTTATCGGATTGTATTCTGGTATTAGCTATAGCTTTTAATTGGATCTGAGTCGAAAGCTACTAGTTGATTGTATATTATCTCTCGTACTTCATCCCGAATTTCTTTTCGGTCAACGCCGGTTTTTCCTAAAGTTTCTATGTGTGAATGCATTTTTACACGCATAATTCCCGGGCTTCCGCTGAAAAAAGTATACGAAAATCTCTTCTTGTTATCAGCAAAAGTAATGGGAACAATAGGAATTTCGTGTTCTATCGCCAAGCGAAAAGCACCGTCTTTGAAAGTATCTAACAAAATAGATTCATCATCCGGAACACCGCCTTCTGGAAAAATACAGATACTAAGCCCTTGATTGATTCTTTTTTGAGCACGATTAAAGACTTCCATTCTGCTTTTTGAAGAACTTCTGTCTACCAAAATACAGGTTCTTTTGTAGAAAAATCCAAACAAAGGAATTTTTGAAAGCTCTTTTTTACCCACAAAAACAAACGGATTTCTAGTCAAGGCGAGCATCAGCATAATATCGGCCATGGAAGTGTGATTGGCAACAATCATATAACTTTTTTGGTATTCCATTTCTTGGCTTTTATCTATTTTATAATAAAATCCCATCCCGAAAAGAATGAATTTTGCCCAAATACGAGCCATCTTAAAAAAATAAGGATAACCGCTTTCCGTCAAAATAGACAATACCAGAAAAGGAAACATCACCAATATGGGAATGGCCATCAAAATATAAAACCAAATGCGCCACAATACCCAAAAAATAATTTTTAATCCTCTCATAAGTTCAAAAGTAAGAAATCGTAGGCGAATAATAATAAAAGAATTTGCTTTGGAAAGCTAAGTATTAGAAAAACTTTACAATCGTTGCAAACTTTGCGAAAATCTTTGCGAACTTTGCGGTTAAGAAAAAAGAAATAATGGCAAAAATACTTACAGGCGTTCAAAGTACAGGAACACCACATTTAGGAAACTTACTTGGCGCAATCATTCCCGCAATAGCTTTATCAAATAAACCTGAAAACGAATCCTTTCTTTTCATTGCCGATTTACATTCAATAACACAAATAAAAAACGGCGAAACCTTACGAACCAATACCTACAGTACCGCTGCAGCTTGGTTGGCGTGTGGTTTGAATGTAGACAAAGTAGTTTTCTACAGACAATCTGACGTGCCTCAAACAGCGGAATTATCCTGGTATTTAAGTTGTTTTTTTCCTTTTCAACGCTTGACATTAGCACACTCTTTCAAAGACAAAGCCGATAGACTCGAAGATGTAAACGCTGGTTTGTTTTCGTATCCAATGTTAATGGCTGCCGATATTTTATTATACGATGCAGAGTTTGTTCCAGTAGGAAAAGACCAATTGCAACACCTTGAAATCACACGTGATGTAGCATCCCGTTTCAACCACCAAATGGGAGAAACGTTCGTACTTCCCGAAGCCAAAATTCAGGAAGACAGCATGTTGATTCCGGGAACCAATGGCGGAAAAATGAGTAAATCAGCCAATAATATTATCAACATATTCCTGGATGATAAGTCCTTACGCAAACAAGTGATGAGCATTGAAACCGACAGCACGCCGCTGGAAGATCCTAAAAATCCAGATACGTGCAATGCTTTTGCTATTTATTCCTTATTGGCAAATGAAGAACAAATCGCAGCGATGAAAGCCAATTACCTTGGCGGAAATTACGGTTACGGTCACGCCAAACAAGCCTTGTTTGAATTGATTACAGAAACTTTCAAAACCGAAAGAGAGAAATACAATTACTACATCAATAATCTTACTGAAGTTGATGCACTTTTAAAGATTGGTGCTCAAAAAGCAGCTGCTGTTGCGAATGGAGTGCTGGCAAGAGTAAGAGAAAAATTAGGATTTGAAGTGTAACAATCCATTTTTAAAACTTTAAGTCATGTAAGATTTTTTACCTTTAAAACTTTTAGAAAACTTACATGACTTATCTGTTTAAATCAAATCACGTTTATAGCAATCCCTTTTTAGTTCAATGGTCTGGAAAGGGAATTTTTTTAAATATCACTAAAAGTGGGTATTTCCATTACAATAAACACTTCCTATGTTTGTAAACAGCTATTAGGATAAATAGTCTTAACTTTACGAATCAAACTATGAAACAAACCAAAAACCAAAAACCAAAAACCAAAAACCAAAAACCAAAAAGCAAAAAGCTACATTAGCAAATTTCTACTTCTTTTTGTTCTAACAATAACGTTGAGCAATTGCCAAGCAGAGGAAGATGTAGTTAGAGAAGAAGATCAAATAAATGCTATTTATAAAGATGAAACAGTTCGTTATTTGGAAGAACTCAAATTAAATGCTACTAAAAAACAGTTAAATAAAATTGAAGAATTGTCCGCTGCAATTGACATGAATACTCTAAAAATTTATGATTTAAAATCTACTCAAAAAGTACTAATTGTTGACGTAAAATCTTTAAATGGAGTAGAAACTTCAAACAAAATCAAGACCCTTTTCTTCCTGATTGAAAATAAAATTATTCGATCCAGAATTGTTACTTTTAGCGATAAAACCTCTTTTAATGATAAAGATTATAATAAAATGATTCTTTCCATTTTAGATCATAATAAAGATAAAAATCAGTATTCTGGCCTTATATCGTTTTACAGTCCATATCAAAACAAACTACTTACAGATCAATTTGAAAGTGGGATTCTTACAGAAAACGGGACTTTAAGCCTAAAAAGCACCAAAAATAAAATCGGAAAAACCAATGGTTGTACTGATTGGTATTGGGTAACATACTATTCTAATGGTACACAAACCAGTCAATACGTGTATACCACCTGCACTCCTTGTGAAGAAATGGCGTATAAAACAACAAATGATTGTGGTGGCGGAAGCGGTGGTGGTTCTAGCTCAGGCGGGACAGGAGGCGGGCCCAGTTTTCCGAATTCGCCCAATACGAACGACACATACGATTACTTCTCGCCAGAAGGCGAACACGTTAGGTTTCAGTTTATAGATAACATTTGGAAAATCATTCTAATCAGCCTACCTGAAGTTGTAGTGAAGTCAGTTCCTGAATCACGTCCTTACTTGATTTTTGATTGGCCTCAAGACCAACAAAAAGCTTATGGTGAAGGATTTATTTTTACTTATGAATCAGAAACGGGAAGTTGGGAAGGAGTGCCTGCAACCGATCAACTTTTGGCTGAAGTTATAGAAGATCAAATTGATGATAGTAAACTTGACCCTTGCCCAAAAGAGGTTATGCAACAACTCAAAAATACAACAAATTCCGATATAGTTAATGTGCTGAAGAAATTGGGAGCAAGCAGTATATATACCGTAAATATGGTCATGGAGCCAGCAGCTACTTATGCAGAGACTCAACGAATTTCCAAAAATAATTATGTAATTAGAGTTGATAGAACTAGCTCTACAGATGGCACAAAATTATTTAAAGCCACAGCATTGGTACACGAGGTGATACATGCGTACTTTTTGAGCATCGTAGACGATTATAATTACAACTACCCTACCAATGCTCCAATGGCCGATTTTCCTGAATTATTTGAGGCATATGTAAAAAAAACATATCCTAATCCGAGCGATGCACAACACAAAGAAATGGCTGATAAATATGTAGATGCTATGGCATCGGCATTGCAAGAATATGATGCAAATTATACTGTGCCATATCAAGTTTACAAAGATTTAGCTTGGGGTGGTTTAAGAGATGCTCCAGTATTTAATGCTACATTTCCTCCAGGAAGTGCCGAAAGAATTAGAATTACAAATAGATACAACGCAGAATCTACTGGTCATTCTGTTGGAGATGGAACTCCAAATGCACAAACACCAGTGGGAAAACCATGTAATTAAACTTTGAAACGATGAAAAACTACTTTATTTACACCGTCATTATTTTATTATCCATAACAAATTTTTCAAATATGTTGTTTGCACAATCAACAAATGAAAAATACAAAGCGCTTAACGACTATTTTGAAACAATTGTAAAAGATTCAACCCAAGATGTGTTTGTTGCTAAAGAAAAAATTAATTCCAATGAGACTTTAAATATATTTGGATTAAACGAAATATTGATTGTTGATCCAGCAGGAAATTGGAAAAGTGACACTACGTTATACAAAAAGAAAGACTTCGAAATGATGAAGAAAGAATACAAAAACAGATGTGTTCCAGGTAAGAGAATTTGGTGGTGTAATGACGATTACTGGACGAAAGATGATTTTAGGTATAAAAAAGTTGTTTTAGAAAGTATGAATAGAGATAAAGGGATAGAGCTTATTTTTGAGAAATATAATGGAATAGACATTGACGTGTATGGTTTTTCCGAACCTATTTATTACCAAAATAACAAATATGTTGTTTTTACGGTACATAAATCACATATGGCAGGGACAAATACAATTATTGTTATAATGAAAAAAATTAAATGCAAATGGATTGTGACACACCAAGGGTCGAACCATAATATTATAAACTAAAAAAAAAAATTGATATTTTCTCGTTAAATTTAAATGTTTGAACCTACGAAAAAGCAGTTTCCGTATTTAGGAACTGCTTTTTTTATATCGCCTCAAACAATTTCCCCGGCAGAGGTCGTATCACGCCTTTCAATTCCATATTCAATAGCATTCCAGAGATTTTATAAATAGGAAAATCACAGCGCAAAGCAATAATATCCATCAGTTCTTTTCCTGTTTTAAGGAGGTAATCGTATACTTTTTGCTCATCATCATCTAAGCTTACAAACAATTGTTTCTGTACGGGTTTGGATTCCTTCTGAATATCCCAATTCAAAATATAGATCAAATCCGCAGCACTCGTCAAGACATTTGCTTTTTGGGTTTTTATCAGGTTGTTGCAACCCTGGCTGTATTTATCCGTAACACGTCCCGGAACGGCAAAAACATCTCGATTGTAATCATTGGCCAAATTTGCCGTGATTAAAGATCCGCCTCTATCCGCTGATTCAATTACGATAGTCGCTTCAGACATTCCTGCAACGATTCTGTTTCTTCGTACGAAATTTTCTTTATCGGGATTCGAGGAACTCCAAAACTCGGTCATAAAACCACCGTTCTGCTCGACTTTCGATACATATTTTTTATGGGTTTTCGGGTAAATTTGGTTCAACCCATGCGCTACAACTCCTATCGTCTGTAAATTATGTTCCATTGCCAATTGGTGTGCGACAATATCAACGCCATAGGCAAAACCACTGACAATTATAGGATCCAGTGGAGCTAAATCTTCGATCAGTTTTCTACAAAATTCCGTTCCATACGAGGTAATTTGGCGCGTTCCTACAATACTGATTATTCTTCTGTTTTTTAAATTGATATTTCCAGATGTGAATAATAAAAGTGGTCCATCAATACAATGTTTCAACCGTTCCGGATAGTCTTCATCCTGAAAATAAACTGCATTTATTTCATTTGCTTTTATAAACTCCAGTTCTTGAGTTGCTTTTTCGAAAACCGATTTGTCCTTTAAATTTTTCATCAAAACAGATCCTACTCCATCAATAGCAGCGAGTTGCGAAGCCTTTGTATTAAAAACCGCTTCTGCAGTTCCAAAATGGGTAATCAGTTTTTTGGCCATGATGTCGCCTACGCCTTCTATTCTTTGCAATGCCAATAAATAAAATAAATCCTGCTCTTTCATGCTAATTGTTTGAGAGTGAAATGTATAAATTTTTATGCGGATTGTTAATAAAAATTGTGAATAAAATTTTGATAACTATTTTGGTTGTATAACTTTGTAAGTATGAAAATCGAACTATACATCGCGCAGCTTTTATACCGTTATCAATGTGTTACCGTTCCTGGTTTCGGAGCTTTTTTGACCGAAATTCAATCGGCTAAACTAAACGAAAGTACAAATTCATTTTCTCCTCCCAAAAAAATGATCGCTTTCAATGCTAATCTAAAAAACAATGATGGTTTATTAGCCAATCATATCGCTTTAGCGGAGAAAACTTCTTATGAATATGCCGTAAGTAAAATTCAATACGAGGTATTTAATTGGAAAAAAGCATTTGAAGAAAACGAACTTATTTCAATAAAAAATGTAGGTGATCTTCGCTTGAATGCAGATAAAAATATCGTTTTCACACCTTACGATCAAACGAATTATTTAACTAGTTCTTTTGGTTTGGCTCCATTTGTTTCGCCTCTTGTAAAAAGAGAAATCTTTGAAAAAGAAGTAGCAGCAATTGAAGAAAAAGCTACCATAACAATGGTTCCTGAAACAAGAACAGCAAATCCATATTTAAAATATGCCGCTATTTTTGTATTAGGATTGGGACTTGTAGGAAGTATTGGTTATCCAATGTATCAAAACCAAATTGCCTCAGAAACAATGCTTGTTGAAACTGCAGTTCAAAAACAAGTTCAAAATAAAATTCAGCAAGCTACTTTCTTCATCGAAAGTCCGGTTCCTGCTGTTACACTTTCGGTAAAATCCGATAAAGAGATAAAAATGCCGTATCACATTATGGCAGGCGTGTACCGAGAAGAAAAAAATGCCAACAAAACCTTGCGCATTTTAACGCGTTTAGGATATGATGCTAAACGAATCGCTCCTAACAAAAACGGTTATTTTCCAGTGTTATACGGAAGCTACGCTACTTTTGCCGAAGCTGAAAAAGCAAAAAAAGAAATCAATGAAAAGCACAATCCAGAAGCTTGGATATTAATTCAATCACTATAAAAACTAAAAAACCCTATTCTTACCGAATAGGGTTTTTTAGTTTTAACACATTCTGTTTTTAATTCAAACTCGCTTTGTACATCCTCGCCTCTTCCCAAGAAAATTTTTGTCCGTGTTGTTCCATCAAGGCATTGAGTGATTCTTCTCGGTATCCTGCAAAAGCGGTTGCTAAATCCTGTAGTTTATCCTCGGGCAAAACTTCTGAAATGGCTACTGCTTTGGTTTGTATCAACTTGACGAAATGCGAATAAATGGTTTGTTTGGTCAACACTCTAATGGTCGCAATGTCATCAATAGATTTCTTTTCGACCCACAATTCGTAGGTTTCCTGAACGGTAGATTTCTTTAGTACAGTTGTTTTTGCTTTTTTCGAAGTGTAGCGTTCCGCATCTTTTTCGTCATCAATTAAAGTAATGTTTAGTTCTTTAAACTGATTTTGTATGGCTTCCGTTTTACGGCTGATGTATTTTTTTATTTCTGAAGATGTCAATTTCTCTTTCGAAATGGTTTCGCCCGCCACAACGGTTTCTATCAATAATTTGGCCTTCATTAAGCGCAACACAGCTTTGGTTTGCAGTTCTTCCAGCACGATTAATTCATCATAAAACATTTTTGCTTTTTTGATGCGTTTTACTTCTTCGATTTTCCAAAGAATTTCAAA
Proteins encoded:
- a CDS encoding lysophospholipid acyltransferase family protein, coding for MRGLKIIFWVLWRIWFYILMAIPILVMFPFLVLSILTESGYPYFFKMARIWAKFILFGMGFYYKIDKSQEMEYQKSYMIVANHTSMADIMLMLALTRNPFVFVGKKELSKIPLFGFFYKRTCILVDRSSSKSRMEVFNRAQKRINQGLSICIFPEGGVPDDESILLDTFKDGAFRLAIEHEIPIVPITFADNKKRFSYTFFSGSPGIMRVKMHSHIETLGKTGVDRKEIRDEVREIIYNQLVAFDSDPIKSYS
- the trpS gene encoding tryptophan--tRNA ligase — its product is MAKILTGVQSTGTPHLGNLLGAIIPAIALSNKPENESFLFIADLHSITQIKNGETLRTNTYSTAAAWLACGLNVDKVVFYRQSDVPQTAELSWYLSCFFPFQRLTLAHSFKDKADRLEDVNAGLFSYPMLMAADILLYDAEFVPVGKDQLQHLEITRDVASRFNHQMGETFVLPEAKIQEDSMLIPGTNGGKMSKSANNIINIFLDDKSLRKQVMSIETDSTPLEDPKNPDTCNAFAIYSLLANEEQIAAMKANYLGGNYGYGHAKQALFELITETFKTEREKYNYYINNLTEVDALLKIGAQKAAAVANGVLARVREKLGFEV
- the dprA gene encoding DNA-processing protein DprA → MKEQDLFYLLALQRIEGVGDIMAKKLITHFGTAEAVFNTKASQLAAIDGVGSVLMKNLKDKSVFEKATQELEFIKANEINAVYFQDEDYPERLKHCIDGPLLLFTSGNINLKNRRIISIVGTRQITSYGTEFCRKLIEDLAPLDPIIVSGFAYGVDIVAHQLAMEHNLQTIGVVAHGLNQIYPKTHKKYVSKVEQNGGFMTEFWSSSNPDKENFVRRNRIVAGMSEATIVIESADRGGSLITANLANDYNRDVFAVPGRVTDKYSQGCNNLIKTQKANVLTSAADLIYILNWDIQKESKPVQKQLFVSLDDDEQKVYDYLLKTGKELMDIIALRCDFPIYKISGMLLNMELKGVIRPLPGKLFEAI
- a CDS encoding HU domain-containing protein; the encoded protein is MKIELYIAQLLYRYQCVTVPGFGAFLTEIQSAKLNESTNSFSPPKKMIAFNANLKNNDGLLANHIALAEKTSYEYAVSKIQYEVFNWKKAFEENELISIKNVGDLRLNADKNIVFTPYDQTNYLTSSFGLAPFVSPLVKREIFEKEVAAIEEKATITMVPETRTANPYLKYAAIFVLGLGLVGSIGYPMYQNQIASETMLVETAVQKQVQNKIQQATFFIESPVPAVTLSVKSDKEIKMPYHIMAGVYREEKNANKTLRILTRLGYDAKRIAPNKNGYFPVLYGSYATFAEAEKAKKEINEKHNPEAWILIQSL